tgagttttatgatatggaaacGTGAAGTGCATGTTTGGACTCGCGGGTGTTTGGATTGGTTGTATGACAGAGGTATTTATTATAACTCTCAACGTCTCATCCTTCAAAATACATCATCCTCTTAATTTACAGCATGTctctcactcagacaacaaaacatgtGGCAAAAGTTACCCAATTAGCAGGAGGGATGGAGGCAACTTGTTGCGTTCAGAACGGCTGTCGGTCAAAACACATTCAGGGCTGTGAAGCGCATAGCGTGAGCTCTGACATCATTTACTGCGTTCCATATCAGTTCCCAAATCTGCAGTCTTAAAGGGATACCATATAATATTATACATTGTCCTCCTGCAATACTGTTATGTTTTAATAGTTGGCTCTTTGGTTTCAGATGACACATCCATTCTTTAAGACCTCCATTGACATGAGACTAGGTGTATGTTGGAAGTCTTTGATGATCCCTTGCTCCACATCAACCTCTATCTGTGGTTTAAATGTTCCAGGTCTGGTATGTCTGATGAGCTGTCCTACCCTGCCAGCCCTAACCACCCACCCCAGGAGGGAGCTGTCTTGGGTCCTGATGGGAAGGAGCACCTTACAGGCCTCAACCAGACCCAGTCTCTGGACCGGGCCTACCGACCCCCTGCTGCCGGCACCGCTGCAGCCCAAGCCCGCCAGCACTCCCTGGGCCGCGTGCAGCCCAACCAAGGACCCACACCCACAGACCCCTCCCTAAACGGACCCCGGCCTGCAGCTGCCAAAGAGGCTAGGTGTGTAGCTGGCTAcccctcttgtctctcctctcgtctctcctctcgtctcttgtttctcctcatctctcatctctcctctcatctctcctctcatctctcccctcccctctcatctctactctcgtctctcatctctcctctcatctctcctctcgtctcatctctcctcttgtctttcatctctcgtctcctctcacctctcctctcatacctcctatcctctcatctctcctctcatctcatctctcatctcgTCTCTCTTCTCACCTCGTCTCTCCTATCGTCTCCCCTCTCATCTGTCATCTCTCTActtatctctcctctcatccctccatctcttctctcgtctcccctctcatctcccctcccctatcATCTCGTCtctactctcatctctcctctcctcatctctcttctcttctctcacctcatctctcctatctcctctcatctctcctctcatatcatctctccctcccatctctcctctcatcttgtcttgcctctctcctctcctctgtcatctctcctctcatcttctctcttctctcctctcatctctcttctctcctctcatctctcctctcatctcatctctcctctctccttctctgactACGTTTCTTCTATCGTATATAGTTGAATGAAAATCTCAAAGCCCATTCTATCTACAGTAAATGCCACAGGCATATATTTGATTATAATGTAAAGGATGTAGATCTGGACAGGCCCTGTCTGACTTGATTGGTTTTCTGTCATTGTTCCACAGTGGTCACCAGATGCCAGAGCACTTTATCCCTCCGGCCCcgcccccacctcctcccctcatcccctcagcCCAGACGGCCTTCGACAGCACAGCAGGGCCTCCCACCCTGGCCCCTGCAGGTCTCCCCACCCTGGCCCCTGGCACCATGGCCACTCTGTCCCGCCCATACAGCCcctcaccccctccacccccacccgcCAGCtacttccccctctccatcccacccTGTCACTGGGGGACCCCCTGttgcccctcctccacccccacctggTGGCCCCCCCAACATTCGCTCCCTCCCCAGCCCATGCCATGCACCCCTCTGGGGGCACACTGCCAAGGAAGGGCAAGGTGCTAGGCATCCCGATAAGCGACGCACGCAGCGACCTGCTGTCAGCCATCCGCAGAGGTGAGACCCTCTGGTTCACTAGGATTACACAGCACGATCTGTTTACATTAATGTACATGGAAAGATAGCCCAGCTACTAGtaacatatatatacagtagggaaagTATCTTTTGACAGCTGTAACCAGCAGATGACTTGTGTTGTGTCCTCAGGCATCCAGCTGAGGAAGGTGCAGGAGCAGCGTGAGCAGGAAGCAAAGAAGGAGCCCGTAGGGAACGACGTGGCCACCATCCTGTCCCGACGCATCGCAGTGGAGTACAGCGAATCAGATGAGGACTCGGAGCCTGAGGAGAATGAGTGGTCAGACTGaggcggagaggagagggtggggcaGAGCAGAGGGCTAGGACTTACTGTACTCACCTACATACTGCTGCTATTCCAataccaggacacacacacacacacagcatactaCATCTCGATTGACCTCTTGTTAGGGAAAGTAGATGAGACACTTACACAGTATGACAGTATCCATTAACTAGTCAGATACTGtatggggaaggaggggaaggagaggaagggagaggaggaagccaCAGTgggtctgggggggggggatctgttGGAACCAAGCACAGCAAGCTTATacgtacatacagtgcattcaaaatgtattcagaccccttgagtttttccacattttgttacgttacagccttattctaaaatgtattaaatagttttttcccctcatcaatctacacacaatacccataatgacaaagcaaaactgttttttagaattgTTCGCAAAAATTAATAATAAATAGAAAAATTCAATCCCacttatgtaagtattcagaccttttactcagtactttgttgaagcaccaatggcagcgattacagcctcgagtcttcttgggtatgacgctacaagcatagcacacctgtattcagggagtttctcccattcttctctgcagatcctcttaacgtctgccaggttggatggggagcgtcgctgcccagctactttcaggtctctccaggtatgtttgatcgggtttaagtccaggctctggctgggccactcaaggacattcagagacttgtcctgaagtcactcctgcgttgtcttggctgtgtgcttagggttgttgtcctgttcatcaaggatctctctgtacttttcttcattcatctttttctcgatcctgactagtctcccagtccctgccactaaaaaacatccccacagcatgatgctgccaccactctGCTTCAACGTAGAGATGGTGCAAGGTGACACTTGGCATCcaagttcaatcttagtttcataaGGTCAGAGAATCttgtgtctcatggtctgagaatcctttaggggccttttggcaaactccaagtgggctgtcatgtgccatttactgaggagtggcttccgtctggcccctctatcataaaggcctgattggtagagtgttgcagagatagttgtccttctggaaggttctcccatctccacagagggactctggggctctgtcagagtgactatcagcttcttggtcacctccctgaccaaggcccttctcccccgattgctcagtttgcccgggagaccagctctaggaagagtcttggtggttccaaacttcttccatataagaatgatggaggccactgtgttctatgggactttcaatgctgcagaaatgcctagttaaatgaaggaaaaataaaaaggatgatcagtggaaacaggattcaTCTGaggtcaatttcaagtctcatagcaaagggtctgaatacttatgtagataaagtatttctgttgtttatttTGAATAGATTTTTCTAAACATTTGaaaaatctgttttcgctttgtcattatggggtattgtgagtaaattgtcattatggggttgtgtgtgtagattgtcattatggggtattgtgagtaaattgtcattatggggttgtgtgtgtagattgtcattatggggtattgtgagtaaaGTGTAattatggggttgtgtgtgtagattgtcattatggggtattgtgagtaaattgtcattatggggttgtgtgtgtagattgtcattatggggtattgtgagtaaaTTGAtgatgatttttattttattttatctattttagaataaggctgtaacgtatcaaaatgtggaaaaagtaaaggggtctgaaaacaTTCCAAATGCATTGTAGGGGTAAAAGGCCAATATCAGCCGATAGTAATAATAATTAATCACATTTCTATAGCGCTTTTCATAATCCCCTAGCGCTTCAAAAGAAGAAGCTATAGTTAGCTTggttaaccaatacatcatcatgagtagcctagctatagttagctaggtcaaccaatacatcatcatgagtagcctagctatagttagcttggttaaccaatacatcatcatgagtagcctagctatagttagcttggtcaaccaatacatcatcatgagtagcctagctatggTTAGCTtggtcaaccaatacatcatcatgagtagcctagctatagttagctaggtcaaccaatacatcatcatgagtagcctagctatggTTAGCTtggtcaaccaatacatcatcatgagtagcctagctatagttagctaggtcaaccaatacatcatcatgagtagcctagctatggTTAGCTtggtcaaccaatacatcatcatgagtagcctagctatagttagctaggtcaaccaatacatcatcatgagtagcctagctatggTTAGCTtggtcaaccaatacatcatcatgagtagcctagctatagttagctaggtcaaccaatacatcatcatgagtagcctagctatggttagctaggtcaaccaatacatcatcatgagtagcctagctatggTTAGCTtggtcaaccaatacatcatcatgagtagcctagctatagttagctaggtcaaccaatacatcatcatgagtagcctagctatggTTAGCTtggtcaaccaatacatcatcatgagtagcctagctatagttagctaggtcaaccaatacatcatcatgagtagcctagctatggTTAGCTtggtcaaccaatacatcatcatgagtagcctagctatagttagcttggggtctgaatactttctaaatgcactgtatatgattataatataatacacaaGGTCCAGTATAAAGGTGTTTATTTCATGAGTTATGATATTGTAGTTTGGATATTATTTGTCGTTTCAGTTGCATATCTTCCACCTGTAAATGAGTCAGACAAAAACTGCAATGTTGTTTTCAAGGTGAAGAGGCCAAGGCATTCTTTCAACTAGTCTGATCTGTAATGTACTTAAATATTTGTCTATTGAAAAGTATTTAGTGTTCTGTTCTGGTTCTATATGAAGAAGATGCCACATCAAGTGTATATCAGGTTGGTTAATACTTGTGGACACATGGTACTGTAGTCGTAACTGTGTCATCAACACAACTTCTTGTTATCTGAGGGACGTCCCTTTTGTAACGGATGTcttctggagatagagaggaggaccaaaatgcagcgtgatgattatCCATTTTAATGGGATACCTAAACAACGGAAAAAAAACAATGAACCGACAAAAAGAACGaagacgaaacagtcccgtaacgTGAATACCaacacaggaacaatcacccacaagcccacaatacaaaacaggatccctaaatatgattcccaatcagagacaacgactaacacctgcctctgattgagaaccatatcaggccaaacacatagaaacagacaaactagacatacaacatagaatgcccactcatatcacaccctgaccaaacaaaacatagaaacaaacagcgcaaactatggtcagagtgtgacaccTTTGTTTTACTTGTCTACAGTGTTGTGGTTAAGTATTGATACGCTAATTGGCAGTGTGTAACATCAGTTGTCGTTTTTGGTGAACATAATTTGCTGAAGATTTGCTGGTTGACGTAACGActaccatgtctgtgtgtgtgtgtgccttgctGTTAATTTCTTTTCTGACTATTTTAATGTTGAAGGCCTGAAGAGATAGTCCTgaattatatatactgtatatattttttattttacccttattttaccaggtaagttgactgagaacacattctcatttacagcaacgacctggggaatagttacaggggagaggaagggggttgAGTGAgtcaattgtaaactggggatgattaggtggccatgatggtatgagggccagattgggaatttagttTGGGAAATAGATAGTCCTGAAGAGGTAGTGGTTGATTGTTGGTGTGCTTGTCGTCCAGTTTGACTAATGTCCTGCTGGAGCAGACGAGAGAGGCGGGGCATAGCAATGTTTCAGACATACTGGTCCTATGTTCTATCAAGTCATATGTTTATATTACTACTAATGTGTTTTTCAATTCATTGTTGTATAGATTTTTGTAGCACTGCTTGTAAAATGAATTTGGGTATCTAGATATGAAATGACTATCACATTGATCAATCCTAGTAACAATAGTGCACGTATGAGGAGCTAATAAAATGACATAAGTGTTCTGATACCTTACTTTTGTCTTGGTTCCTCTTGTGACTGCTTATCACTGACCTATTGCACTGATATAACGACCCTATTGTACTGTATCACTAGAATATGAATAACCAATTTATGCACTGGTTCTGAGAGACATTTGTAAATGGTTATTTTTGCATGTACAGTATGACCCCCACCCACCTCGCAGGCCATCTGGCCATCTGGGACGACAAGAAGGGCATAGAGACAAATGAACTCATGAGATCCACGACATGGGAAGGAACAGCTCATTCTAAGCCAAGGACATGCCAGTATTTCTTGTCCAGCTGTAGAGCCACATCCTAAGGATGATATTTTAATAAGGTCAGGTAAATCCCCACTGAatgtggtactgtatgtataatgATAAACTAGCTAATGCATTTATAGAGTCTGTGCTGTCTGTTTTTGAATGAGTATTGTTTCTTTCCAATGTTTGTAGAAGGTACCAGAACCTTCCATTGGTAAAGTGTTTTGGAAATTACTCCACATCTCTTTCTGGTCCCATGTGAAGCAGCACTGATATTAGTGGAGTGTTTATTATTCTAAAAATATTAATGTAATTTAGCAGATTCTTTTATCTTAAGGTACTTgcagtcatgcatgcatacattttacatacggTTTGTCCCAGGAATCGAAACCACTATTCTGGCGTTGCAAGTGCAATGTtctactgagctacagaggacaacGAGACAGATTTCATaccagacagatacagatagcTGTTGTTGGATCCTGTTTGTTTTCCTGCTCCCCTCAAAGGCAGTGGCATCGCACTAGGCAGCGGTCACTGAGCCTCCATCTGTCCCAGGGAGCATAGAGCCAGGACCCCACTGAGTCACCCACACCAAACAGAAACATGGTAAACAACAACATTTATTGGCCTCTTTCACAGACACCTGGTTTGGATGTCTCCTTGCTACAGATTTGGTTGATTACCTTTGTTACAAAAACCCAAACTAAAACCCTGTCTTGGTGACAATATGGTGAGGTGTTTTGAACAGAAATTAACCATGCAACAAAGAGTTCCCCAGCATCTTAAGAAAGCAAACAACTTTGACAGTAGCTTTTCAATTATTTTGGTATAAAAACAATCAAACCTTAAACACATTTCTAAACTGGTTGAACAAGACACATTGAAGTGGTTTTCCTTAAGACAAAAACATAATTGATTATTTAAAACAAATAAGAGATACAaactacatacattttatttcaataaatatataaaaatatagcTTTATATCAATATGATAAGACCTTAAGGACTTCCAAACCCTGTGAGAATACTAGATCTTGACATAGCAAAATCAAATCATGCTGAGAGTGGAGGATGATGACCAAGGGGATCCGTGTTTGGGACAATCATTTGAATCATACACAAATATTCCATTTAGTTTTTCCACGAGCGTAGCTTTGTGGCACACAGGAGACAGCCTTCAATTCAATAGTGATGACTCTAGTTGCAGAGTTCCCTCCAACCTGACTCTAATCATAGCATATCAAATTGAGGGTTCCAATGATTGTGGATTGCTTATAGCAGCTCTTTGACTGAACTACTAGTGAATAGGCAGTAGATGAGCCTACATTCTGTAAGGGCTCTCCACACAAATCTCAAACAACAGACATTGTATTATCATTCAAGTACTGAACTGTCCACCATACATTACTGACGTCATAGTGATGCAGCTACTGTATTATACAGTCATAAACTGACAAGTGgctagtagttatgtatagtgcTCACGTTCTATTGAGAAACAACATGTAATGTCATTCAGTTTATCACTATTAACACACAAGTTATACATTATTGCCCGTGAGACAAAGTAAGGCAAAAACAATTAAGACATTAGAACATTTGTATTTACCAACTATTGGAATGAGTGCCATTACAGCAGAGCAAAATTGTAGCCTACAATTTGCATAATTTAGCTTTTTCTTAAATGATGCACTGCAACCATTCTGTACAACTACCCCACAGACATCTATGTGTACATGGCCTAAATATTGATTTGTTGTGAAAACATGAGAAAAGAGGGTTCATCAAGGGTTCTTTGGGAAGGGtgatggttctatgtggaaccctAATGACTCATAGAACCCTTTGAGCCCTTCAATGGTTCTTTACAGTTCACAAAAGGTTTCATTGTTATTTTAGTGATAATATATATTTAGGGCCAGTGGCTCATTTATTCTAGTTTCTCTAATCTGTTGTGTTATGCCATGACATGTTATATATGACTATGGCCAGAAACAGTGTCGAGTGAAAGACTCATGTGTGGCCTTGTGTCAACTGAGAACTGTTGTCTCACTCAGTAGTTCTCAATTCTTTCCTCAGGCACCCCAGCAGttccagagctagcacacctgattcaactggtCAATTAACACAATAATAACACCTATGGAATTTTCACAATATGGCAAACCAGAATTTAAAAACCTGTATGGTTCTTCAAATAGATCTACAAAGAACTGTTTAGATTGAGaaaggttctttatagaaccattcTGCATAAAGGTTATATGAAGAACCATtaaaagggttctatatagcccCAAAAAGGTttgtaaccatagcggaatcTTTTTTTTTTGGTGCTATATAACATGTTTTAATGGTTATTTATAGAACCTTACGAAATTATTATTTATTGCGCCATACAGGTTCAATTTAGAATTGAaaaaaagttatatatatatatatatatatatagcaccaAAAAAAGGATATGCTATGGTAACAAGCGTAATGCCCCTTTTTTTGGCACTATGTAGAGACATTTGTTTTTAGTGGGCAAGCAACAAAAATATGTTATGACATCAGAAGTCAATCAGATGTCGATGTGTAAGGTATACCGAGGGTCTAGGTAGGCTATAGGCATACAGATATTGCACGTAGTCTATTGTAATTATAATCCATTAGTGTTGCGCATGACGAATGCAAAGGGTTTCCCCCTTGAAACATTTAGAGTGGCCCGTCACACAGGGAATATATGATACTGTCTGGGTGCGTTCATTTGGAAAACCTTGGCTGACACTATTTTTTCTGCTTTTGTCTTGAATTAAAAAAGCACACAAATGAGGCTTATTCTCCACTCCTACAGTACTAGCTACATAGCTCGCATTACCAGGCATATGCGTCCGTTATCGAGTGGGCGATGGCTCACGTTTcgttgtccatggtgctgaaacggCTTTGCGGATAACGTTGAGCTACACAGTCCACTCATTCCAGCATTTCCCCCTCGCAATAAACCATGCGTAAATCACAAATTGGCTCACTTTTACTTGCCCCACTATATGACAGACTGAAGGGACAGTAAACATTTTGAAGGTGTAGAGACGCGGTAAATCAGTACCAAGTTTCGACATCCTTCTGATGAACATTCAACAACCTTTGATAAACATTATTCCCAATGAATGGAATCAATACGGGGACATTAGGAGTAGTTTCCTTCGCCCTATTGTATTGTACTGACACAGAACACGTATTTGCCTAATGTGTTAGGGGCTACTTTTAATCCTTTATGAGCAACACCGAGTCATTGCACATGACATGCACAAATGCATCAATTATAATCTAAAGGTTGTTATATGAGGCCTTTATATGAGGCCTCGCTCGTACAGTGAAGGCTACTACCTCCATATAAACGCATCAATACTGCACTGGTAGCTCTGGGACAATACACTTCCTTTAGAGAAATTGAACGGGTTTATTTTGAGAGCAGACATCCTAATGCTATGCTCAGTAAAATATACAAGAGGACGTCAGACGTACAGTAGTTATTCAATACACACGAAATGCAAAACAAAACACCCACAAATCTTTTCGGATTAGTCATTAAGATTGTGATGTGTTTGTAACTACTTGATTAGAGACTATAGGCTAACACACAACAGTTGCCTAGACAACACTTGGCGTCCTTGGTCGCAGAGGGAAGTTGGAAGATGCGCATCCACAACAACAAGCCAGTCTCATAGATTTCTGTATCTCGGGATTTCTGAAAGCATAAATGATGGGGTTTATCATTGAGTGACAAATGGCTGGGAGAGCGGTGACGTAGGTATAGATGGGGGGGTATCTGATGTCCGCCACCAGAGAGTACATGGCGAAGGGGATCCAGCACAATGCAAATGTGCCAAGGAtaatggagagggtggagacccctttagtggtggaggaggagtgggaggtcgTCATGAACTGGTGCTGCACCGCGATTTGCTGCGCGTGACGAAAAGCAATCTTGCAAATCTGGAGGTATAGTTGCAGAATGAGTGCGAATACAAAAAGAAGAGTCACAGCCAGCGCTGCAGCGTGATTTTTATCAATGGGAGCGCAAATACTGCAAGTAGTCTCATCCTTAAGGCAGTTCCATCCCATGATTGGTAACGCGCCCAGAGTGATGCTCGTCACCCAAATGAGCACCAGTGTGACGATGGTAAAAATCACTGTTCTTTCCGTGTGGTAAGTGAGTGCGTTGTAGAGGGACAGGTATCTATCCACAGTGATTGCCAGGATATTGAGAACGGAGGCCGAAAAGGCAGTGATGAGCAGTCCAGCTGATAGCAGCGTCGCGAATCCCGTATCAAATATGTAGGTGATGGTGAAATTCACTATCAAACCAAGCCCTGCCAGTAGGTCCGCAAAAGCCAAGCTCCCTATCAACACGAACATGGGCGCTTTCAGGGTGGGCGTGTAAATAATTAAGGCAATCACGATTGCATTTTCACAGGACATTAGGGTCCCTGTGACACACAATACTATATCCCAGGGATTCACGCTGACAGGCACCGGCTCCAGCTCAAATGTTGGAGGTGGCGTGGAATTCCCTGCTTCTTGAACACTCCAGATTGGGGTAGAGGTGTTTTGGAATTGGTTACTCATAGCTGCCGCAGAGAGTGAATCATCACTGAGAATgacagagaaggggagggggcgCAGATAGAGACTTTCAGAGTGATCACCGTGGGAAATGTACAGTGTAAAGACACTTGTGTTCAAGAGTGTCTTACATATTTCCAAATAAAACATTTGTCTCATTTGACAGACGCACGACCAATTGTGGCGTGAATGCATGGCCAAAATGCCGCCTTTTATGCATAAAGGATATTAGCGGAGTATCACCGATTAGTCCGATTATAACAGTTCAACTGTGCTGTTAGTGTACTTATCATTTCCTCCGTTGTCTCCCAATACATACAACAAAGAGTTAAATTTAAATGAGAGCCCCTCTGTCGGGACTACTGACATCAAGGATTGGCTGTTTGAGCAGGAATTTATAGAAACGGTAAAAATGGAAATGAATGGCTTGTCTTTGATCTAATTTTAGATCCATGTAATTTCGATTAGTAATAGCATGCCCAAACATTAGATATGGGTTGTTTCACCCAGGGCAAATTAATATTATTAATCCACACATCTATTCTTACCCTCTCGCGTGATTATAAAGGACTTCTAAGGTCAAAAACCAAATGATGTCATTTATGTGAGAAAAGGGTTCTCTCTTGTCTATCATTTAAACACGGacataatatatagatatataggcTGATCACTAACCAGTGCATCCGTGCGTGTCACTATGCCTCAGTCAAGTGATGTTGAGATGGCTTGTTGAGGTCTGCCCATACGCATTCCTTGACAGCTGTTCACGGGGAAGATGGAGACATTGGGCGCGCGGGTGAAGACTATAACGGGTAACCGCCGGCACCGATGTATAATATAAACCCTCTGTTTTATTTTACCGTTATTGTAACAACTCTTTTCTGATTCTATTTCTCACAGGAGACGTTAAGACTTGGCTGACACACCGCTAATGATATTGGCAATTCGCTGGCATTGACTCTTGCTTGTTACTATCCTATTGGTCCTGTGGATGATTCCCCAACTGACGTCAAGTGCTCCCACTCCATTCTTCACTCGATGTGTGATTCAGAGCTTGTGGAAGAGGGTGACACAGCATAGATTTTCAGAAATAAATAGTCAATACTATTAGTTGTTtcggttttatttattttatgtacTTTTTTAAGCTATGGCCTGGTATTTTTTCCACCTACATTTTAATTGCGTGGAATATAATATATTCACACAAGGATCCTAAGAGTTAGCTTGAATCTTGTTGACCTCCGTTGATGAGAATGGTTCCAGCATCTGATTGAGTTTATTTTATGTTCAAAGCACATTCCTCCCTTGACAAAGTGATACCAGTATGAGTACAGAACTGTGTTGTCCTGGAACCTGCAGGTGGCAGTATATCACTTTAAAGAGGGGGGGCGACATCTTTTGGAAGTTTGACCATGTCACTGGTCAGTAGAGTAGCTGGCTAAAAAAAGACTCAAACTAGCTGACATGCCTGTCAAAAACAAAAGTGAATTTTTACTATGCAGAGTTATTTTCTTTTCCAGGAATTATTAAGACCAATGAACTTTCGCTAGTA
The Oncorhynchus gorbuscha isolate QuinsamMale2020 ecotype Even-year linkage group LG20, OgorEven_v1.0, whole genome shotgun sequence DNA segment above includes these coding regions:
- the LOC124006614 gene encoding G-protein coupled receptor 12-like, whose protein sequence is MHCDDSLSAAAMSNQFQNTSTPIWSVQEAGNSTPPPTFELEPVPVSVNPWDIVLCVTGTLMSCENAIVIALIIYTPTLKAPMFVLIGSLAFADLLAGLGLIVNFTITYIFDTGFATLLSAGLLITAFSASVLNILAITVDRYLSLYNALTYHTERTVIFTIVTLVLIWVTSITLGALPIMGWNCLKDETTCSICAPIDKNHAAALAVTLLFVFALILQLYLQICKIAFRHAQQIAVQHQFMTTSHSSSTTKGVSTLSIILGTFALCWIPFAMYSLVADIRYPPIYTYVTALPAICHSMINPIIYAFRNPEIQKSMRLACCCGCASSNFPLRPRTPSVV